From Synchiropus splendidus isolate RoL2022-P1 chromosome 10, RoL_Sspl_1.0, whole genome shotgun sequence, the proteins below share one genomic window:
- the enox1 gene encoding ecto-NOX disulfide-thiol exchanger 1 isoform X2: protein MTSAEGVGPLGPEQSQLSVSNPDPGVWTGTISNLTLLGLSGQQLLPESLCGLDGGLGLLGSINPTVSGLSLVPAPPTAPDQPLVKEILHCSSCTLFPQNPNLPPPSTRDRPPGCKTVFVGGLPENATEEVIEEVFSGCGEIVAIRKSKKNFCHIRFSEEFMVDKALFLSGYRMRIGSSTDKKDSGRIHVDFAQARDDQYEWECRQRLLAREERHRRQVQEAPPAVAHYSEHEAAGVADRLKEDHKFSEATTVLFTWIERGEVNRRTANHFYSMIQSANSHVRRLLSEKAQQEEELQRARQAFTRALLDILRQFEQISAVFSAATRQKAWDHFSKAQRKNIDIWRKQCEELRSAHSEEVTCIRREEEMDVSDDDDDRTPSKKTRVDNGVSEHTPASLREENDSLRCQLEAYRNEVDLLRREQNKSGSEDSHTLPPTGRLLQQELLSLQDQLSSREAELEEAREEQRYLQEELLALRDRLLKSKAPTEGPSADAPEGSVPMLLHGRERRSEAARRGVLSEKEALLLGVMCTFLHVHPFGANLEYLWSYMQRLDPKVSAGQLERLMVRLPAVFRQELSGVGATLEKRWKFCGFQNLSPVLTEPPVRDRRDCRGGLDQ from the exons ATGACCAGCG CCGAGGGTGTGGGGCCCCTGGGCCCGGAGCAGAGCCAGCTGAGCGTCTCCAACCCGGACCCTGGAGTCTGGACCGGCACCATCAGCAACCTGACTCTGCTGGGCCTCAGTGGACAGCAGCTGCTCCCAG AGTCTCTGTGTGGGTTGGACGGGGGTCTGGGTCTGCTGGGGTCCATCAACCCCACGGTGTCAGGCCTCAGCCTGGTCCCGGCTCCTCCCACGGCGCCCGACCAGCCGTTGGTGAAAGAGATCCTCCATTGCAGCAGCTGCACCCTCTTCCCCCAGAACCCCA ACCTGCCCCCCCCTTCCACCCGCGATCGGCCCCCTGGCTGCAAGACGGTGTTTGTGGGCGGTCTGCCGGAGAACGCCACGGAAGAGGTCATCGAGGAGGTCTTCAGCGGCTGCGGTGAGATCGTGGCCATCAGAAAGAGCAAGAAGAACTTCTGCCACATCCGCTTCAGTGAGGAGTTCATGGTGGACAAAGCCCTCTTCCTGTCCG GGTACCGCATGCGCATCGGCTCCAGCACGGACAAGAAGGACTCGGGCAGGATCCACGTGGACTTCGCTCAGGCCCGCGACGACCAGTACGAGTGGGAGTGTCGCCAGCGGCTCCTGGCCCGCGAGGAGCGCCACCGCCGGCAGGTGCAGgaggcgccccctgctgtggcGCACTACAGCGAGCACGAGGCTGCCGGGGTGGCTGACAGGCTGAAAG AGGACCACAAGTTCAGCGAGGCCACCACCGTGCTCTTCACCTGGATCGAGCGCGGCGAGGTCAACCGCCGCACCGCCAACCACTTCTACTCCATGATCCAGTCGGCCAACAGCCACGTGCGGCGCCTGCTGAGCGAGAAGgcccagcaggaggaggagctgcagcgcgCCCGCCAGGCCTTCACGCGCGCCCTGCTGGACATCCTCCGCCAGT TCGAGCAGATATCGGCAGTCTTCTCAGCCGCCACCAGACAGAAGGCCTGGGATCACTTCTCCAAAGCTCAACGCAAGAACATTGACATCTGGCGAAAGCAGTGTGAG GAGCTGAGGAGTGCCCACAGCGAGGAGGTGACCTGCATccggagagaggaggagatggacgtgtcggacgacgacgacgaccGGACCCCCTCCAAAAAGACGAGGGTGGACAATG GAGTGAGCGAGCACACGCCGGCGTCTCTGAGGGAGGAGAACGACTCCTTGCGCTGTCAGTTGGAGGCCTACAGGAACGAGGTGGACCTGTTGAGAAGGGAGCAGAACAAGTCGGGCTCAGAAGACTCGCACACCCTCCCCCCCACGGGGAGGCTCCTGCAGCAG GAGCTGCTGAGTCTCCAGGACCAGCTGAGCAGCcgggaggcagagctggaggaggcgcgTGAGGAGCAGCGCTACCTGCAGGAGGAGCTCCTGGCCCTGAGGGACCGG ctgctgaagagCAAGGCCCCCACCGAGGGACCCAGCGCTGACGCGCCCGAG GGTTCCGTTCCCATGTTGCTTCACGGGAGAGAGCGGAGGAGTGAGGCCGCCAGGAGAGGAGTGCTGTCGGAGAAGGAGGCGCTGCTCCTGG GGGTCATGTGCACCTTCCTGCACGTCCATCCCTTCGGGGCCAATCTGGAGTATCTGTGGTCCTACATGCAGAGACTGGACCCCAAG GTGTCGGCCGGGCAGCTGGAGCGCCTCATGGTCCGTCTCCCCGCCGTCTTCCGCCAGGAGCTCAGCGGCGTCGGTGCCACTCTGGAGAAACGCTGGAAGTTCTGTGGCTTCCAGAACTTGAGTCCGGTTCTGACGGAACCCCCTGTGCGTGACCGACGCGACTGCCGAGGCGGACTGGACCAATAA
- the lacc1 gene encoding purine nucleoside phosphorylase LACC1: MFAAGGRARARAFPTITIPGKLIRCRYVFTVCAFGCHGRRGSAGRNFLGVSSWACLATGGVAESPDSPRRDFGLVRPERLRCCDMADALLLDLVHGCCASPRGLSVTDARVFLLRGKHERDLNKPPGSARVLDCESTAEGLFRLKQILDQLDLKSVQVVTSPRGRDRLRRYLSLLFTDVYEFSFLVECASCSGHAHPDRPAQVEPDAEKEVAEYLHELPALKGPVSVLTSSLIPDLFGHGFSCRTGGVTDIATLSALNLFSSRQRRDPPAVVQENQRRLALHAGFHPRPLLMLKVEHSNRVWVLGRDEPERFDAMVTDRAGVVLAAPGADCIPILLADPVTRVIGVAHAGWRGTLMGVAVATVEAMVTGFGCRVQDLLVVLGPSVGPCCFRLDRERALDFHPDCVADPGSERPHVNIRLQNRILLQRGGVLPERIHDDTVSGRAGVTLCTSCHPQRFFSHVRDGPNFGTQVGFLWIKERPEPERPAGGAAS, translated from the exons ATGTTCGCTGCGGGtgggcgcgcgcgcgcgcgtgcgttTCCTACGATCACGATTCCTGGAAAACTCATTCGATGTCGCTATGTCTTCACGGTGTGTGCGTTTGGCTGTCATGGCCGCCGCGGTTCTGCTGGAAGGAATTTCCTCGGGGTTTCCAGCTGGGCGTGTCTGGCCACCGGAGGCGTGGCCGAGAGTCCGGATTCTCCCCGGCGGGACTTCGGTCTGGTCCGGCCAGAAAGACTGCGCTGCTGTGACATGGCCGACGCTCTGCTGCTGGACCTGGTACACGGCTGCTGCGCGTCCCCGCGAGGCCTGTCAGTCACGGACGCGCGCGTCTTCCTGCTGCGCGGGAAACACGAGCGGGACTTGAACAAGCCGCCGGGGAGCGCGCGCGTGCTGGACTGCGAGTCCACCGCGGAGGGCTTGTTCCGCTTGAAGCAGATTCTGGACCAGCTGGACTTGAAGTCGGTCCAGGTTGTGACCAGCCCGCGGGGACGGGACCGGCTGCGTCGGTACCTGTCGCTGCTCTTCACGGACGTGTACGAGTTCTCCTTCCTGGTGGAGTGCGCCAGCTGCTCGGGCCACGCCCACCCGGACCGACCAGCCCAGGTAGAACCGGATGCAGAGAAAGAAGTGGCCGAGTACCTGCACGAGTTGCCGGCTCTGAAGGGTCCCGTCTCGGTTTTGACGTCGTCGCTCATCCCAG ACCTCTTCGGCCatggcttcagctgcaggaccgGAGGCGTCACTGACATCGCCACGCTGTCGGCTCTCAACCTCTTCAGCAGCCGCCAGCGCCGAGACCCTCCTGCCGTGGTGCAGGAGAACCAGCGGCGCCTGGCGCTCCACGCGGGCTTCCACCCGAGGCCCCTGCTCATGCTCAAG GTGGAACACTCCAACAGGGTCTGGGTTCTGGGACGAGATGAACCAGAACGGTTCGACGCCATGGTGACGGACCGGGCCGGCGTGGTTCTGGCGGCTCCGGGCGCCGACTGCATCCCCATCCTGTTGGCAGACCCGGTGACCCGAGTCATCGGGGTGGCTCACGCTG GCTGGAGAGGAACGCTGATGGGCGTTGCCGTGGCGACCGTGGAGGCCATGGTGACGGGGTTCGGTTGCCGGGTCCAAGACCTGCTGGTGGTGCTGGGCCCGTCCGTGGGGCCGTGCTGCTTCAGGCTGGACCGGGAGAGGGCGCTGGACTTCCACCCCGACTGCGTGGCCGACCCCGGGTCTGAGCGGCCGCACGTCAACATCCGGCTGCAGAACAG GATCCTCCTCCAGAGGGGCGGGGTTCTGCCGGAGAGGATCCACGACGACACGGTGAGCGGCCGCGCCGGCGTCACCCTCTGCACCTCCTGCCACCCGCAGCGCTTCTTCTCTCACGTCAGAGACGGACCCAACTTTGGGACCCAGGTGGGTTTCCTGTGGATCAAAGAGAGGCCGGAGCCGGAgcggcctgcagggggcgccgcaAGCTGA
- the enox1 gene encoding ecto-NOX disulfide-thiol exchanger 1 isoform X1: MTSAEGVGPLGPEQSQLSVSNPDPGVWTGTISNLTLLGLSGQQLLPESLCGLDGGLGLLGSINPTVSGLSLVPAPPTAPDQPLVKEILHCSSCTLFPQNPNLPPPSTRDRPPGCKTVFVGGLPENATEEVIEEVFSGCGEIVAIRKSKKNFCHIRFSEEFMVDKALFLSGYRMRIGSSTDKKDSGRIHVDFAQARDDQYEWECRQRLLAREERHRRQVQEAPPAVAHYSEHEAAGVADRLKEDHKFSEATTVLFTWIERGEVNRRTANHFYSMIQSANSHVRRLLSEKAQQEEELQRARQAFTRALLDILRQFEQISAVFSAATRQKAWDHFSKAQRKNIDIWRKQCEELRSAHSEEVTCIRREEEMDVSDDDDDRTPSKKTRVDNGVSEHTPASLREENDSLRCQLEAYRNEVDLLRREQNKSGSEDSHTLPPTGRLLQQELLSLQDQLSSREAELEEAREEQRYLQEELLALRDRLLKSKAPTEGPSADAPEVRARSRSGPESWFRGLTTDGETWPCVCVRQGSVPMLLHGRERRSEAARRGVLSEKEALLLGVMCTFLHVHPFGANLEYLWSYMQRLDPKVSAGQLERLMVRLPAVFRQELSGVGATLEKRWKFCGFQNLSPVLTEPPVRDRRDCRGGLDQ, encoded by the exons ATGACCAGCG CCGAGGGTGTGGGGCCCCTGGGCCCGGAGCAGAGCCAGCTGAGCGTCTCCAACCCGGACCCTGGAGTCTGGACCGGCACCATCAGCAACCTGACTCTGCTGGGCCTCAGTGGACAGCAGCTGCTCCCAG AGTCTCTGTGTGGGTTGGACGGGGGTCTGGGTCTGCTGGGGTCCATCAACCCCACGGTGTCAGGCCTCAGCCTGGTCCCGGCTCCTCCCACGGCGCCCGACCAGCCGTTGGTGAAAGAGATCCTCCATTGCAGCAGCTGCACCCTCTTCCCCCAGAACCCCA ACCTGCCCCCCCCTTCCACCCGCGATCGGCCCCCTGGCTGCAAGACGGTGTTTGTGGGCGGTCTGCCGGAGAACGCCACGGAAGAGGTCATCGAGGAGGTCTTCAGCGGCTGCGGTGAGATCGTGGCCATCAGAAAGAGCAAGAAGAACTTCTGCCACATCCGCTTCAGTGAGGAGTTCATGGTGGACAAAGCCCTCTTCCTGTCCG GGTACCGCATGCGCATCGGCTCCAGCACGGACAAGAAGGACTCGGGCAGGATCCACGTGGACTTCGCTCAGGCCCGCGACGACCAGTACGAGTGGGAGTGTCGCCAGCGGCTCCTGGCCCGCGAGGAGCGCCACCGCCGGCAGGTGCAGgaggcgccccctgctgtggcGCACTACAGCGAGCACGAGGCTGCCGGGGTGGCTGACAGGCTGAAAG AGGACCACAAGTTCAGCGAGGCCACCACCGTGCTCTTCACCTGGATCGAGCGCGGCGAGGTCAACCGCCGCACCGCCAACCACTTCTACTCCATGATCCAGTCGGCCAACAGCCACGTGCGGCGCCTGCTGAGCGAGAAGgcccagcaggaggaggagctgcagcgcgCCCGCCAGGCCTTCACGCGCGCCCTGCTGGACATCCTCCGCCAGT TCGAGCAGATATCGGCAGTCTTCTCAGCCGCCACCAGACAGAAGGCCTGGGATCACTTCTCCAAAGCTCAACGCAAGAACATTGACATCTGGCGAAAGCAGTGTGAG GAGCTGAGGAGTGCCCACAGCGAGGAGGTGACCTGCATccggagagaggaggagatggacgtgtcggacgacgacgacgaccGGACCCCCTCCAAAAAGACGAGGGTGGACAATG GAGTGAGCGAGCACACGCCGGCGTCTCTGAGGGAGGAGAACGACTCCTTGCGCTGTCAGTTGGAGGCCTACAGGAACGAGGTGGACCTGTTGAGAAGGGAGCAGAACAAGTCGGGCTCAGAAGACTCGCACACCCTCCCCCCCACGGGGAGGCTCCTGCAGCAG GAGCTGCTGAGTCTCCAGGACCAGCTGAGCAGCcgggaggcagagctggaggaggcgcgTGAGGAGCAGCGCTACCTGCAGGAGGAGCTCCTGGCCCTGAGGGACCGG ctgctgaagagCAAGGCCCCCACCGAGGGACCCAGCGCTGACGCGCCCGAGGTGAGAGCCAGGAGCCGCTCTGGTCCAGAGTCTTGGTTCAGGGGGCTCACAACAGATGGAGAGAcgtggccgtgtgtgtgtgtccgccaGGGTTCCGTTCCCATGTTGCTTCACGGGAGAGAGCGGAGGAGTGAGGCCGCCAGGAGAGGAGTGCTGTCGGAGAAGGAGGCGCTGCTCCTGG GGGTCATGTGCACCTTCCTGCACGTCCATCCCTTCGGGGCCAATCTGGAGTATCTGTGGTCCTACATGCAGAGACTGGACCCCAAG GTGTCGGCCGGGCAGCTGGAGCGCCTCATGGTCCGTCTCCCCGCCGTCTTCCGCCAGGAGCTCAGCGGCGTCGGTGCCACTCTGGAGAAACGCTGGAAGTTCTGTGGCTTCCAGAACTTGAGTCCGGTTCTGACGGAACCCCCTGTGCGTGACCGACGCGACTGCCGAGGCGGACTGGACCAATAA
- the LOC128765539 gene encoding oocyte zinc finger protein XlCOF6-like produces the protein MENICGPMVSVSRDGNSVNMKLLEVSGARRVDQPGARAEEEEEEEEVGVSCCSAGRPEVRRLWDGTRVPPPDRRSGLFPEPEGFHIKEEEEEEDVTCCLAVKTEVDHGHGDDTPPEDRSSGGLDQDPEGFHIKEEEEEEGGEEELADWPLNVVIVKSEDDEEEEEEEAQASTSAGGESGGPGPPSPSEPAGSDTDDSEDWRQSSRKPAAAHRPTFCTCSECGRNFRFKSGLTQHQKSCRGRKPICCPVCSRHFSRPEYLKKHMIVHTGEKPFHCSICGKSFTWREHLKRHLRAHTGEKPFQCSECGKHFRLSGCLKIHRRTHTGERPFSCPHCGKGFTSRVYLKRHVLSHSAERTFSCSVCDKSFTSRANLNRHMVCHSGVKANCCSICGKCYNQKGSLKKHMMSHAGTKPVSCSVCGKELMQDESLKIHMRIHTGEKPFSCSQCGKAFIRKGSLTAHMVTHSEQKSFSCTVCEKSFFRKGSLKVHMRTHSGEKPFSCPMCDKSFSVKGTLKKHMRVHTGDKPFSCSVCGTSFAQDTSLKKHMRTHTGEKPFQCSVCGKCVTHNGALKLHMRSHTGEKPFCCPVCQKSFFRRGTLNVHMRIHSEEKRNCCSVCGKSFNQEESLTKHMRMHTGEKPFCCAVCGRSYPFEGYLRKHLKVHEAQKTAASSLPSTSHLDLLP, from the exons ATGGAGAACATCTGCGGACCGATGGTGTCCGTGAGTCGTGACGGCAACAGCGTCAACATGAAGCTGCTGGAGGTCTCAG GCGCGCGGCGCGTCGATCAACCGGGCGCTcgtgcggaggaggaggaggaggaggaggaggtcggtgtctcctgctgctccgcAGGGAGGCCTGAAGTGCGGCGCCTCTGGGACG GCACGCGGGTTCCACCGCCGGACCGCCGCTCCGGCCTGTTCCCGGAGCCCGAAGGATTTCACatcaaagaggaagaggaggaggaagatgtcaCCTGCTGCTTGGCTGTGAAGACAGAGGTGGACCATGGTCACGGTGACG ACACGCCTCCTGAGGACCGCAGCTCCGGCGGCCTGGATCAGGACCCAGAAGGGTTTCACatcaaagaggaagaggaggaggaggggggcgaggAAGAGCTGGCTGACTGGCCTCTCAACGTGGTCATTGTGAAAAGcgaagatgatgaggaggaggaggaggaggaagcccaAGCCTCCACCTCAGCCGGCGGGGAGAGCGGCGGGCCGGGCCCGCCCTCGCCTTCCGAGCCCGCCGGCTCGGACACGGACGACAGCGAGGACTGGaggcagagcagcaggaagcccGCCGCCGCCCACAGGCCCACCTTCTGCACCTGCTCCGAATGTGGTCGGAACTTTCGCTTCAAGTCAGGATTGACTCAACACCAGAAGAGCTGCCGTGGAAGGAAGCCCATCTGCTGCCCGGTGTGCAGTCGCCACTTCAGTCGGCCCGAGTACCTGAAGAAGCACATGATCGTTCACACCGGGGAGAAGCCCTTCCACTGCTCCATCTGCGGGAAGAGCTTCACGTGGAGGGAGCACCTGAAGAGGCACCTGAGAGCGCACACGGGGGAGAAACCTTTCCAGTGTTCCGAGTGCGGGAAGCATTTCAGGCTGAGCGGATGTCTGAAGATCCACCGGAGGACTCACACGGGAGAGAGACCCTTTAGCTGTCCGCACTGTGGAAAAGGATTCACTTCCAGAGTGTATCTGAAGCGCCACGTGCTCTCTCACTCCGCGGAACGGACCTTCAGCTGCTCTGTGTGTGACAAGTCCTTCACCTCTCGAGCCAATCTCAACCGCCACATGGTGTGTCACTCCGGAGTGAAAGCCAACTGCTGCTCGATCTGTGGCAAATGTTACAACCAGAAAGGATCGCTGAAGAAACACATGATGTCTCACGCTGGCACGAAGCCGGTCAGTTGCTCCGTCTGCGGGAAGGAGCTAATGCAGGACGAGTCGCTGAAGATTCACATGCGAATCCACACCGGAGAGAAGCCCTTcagctgctcccagtgtgggaaGGCTTTCATCCGCAAAGGATCTCTGACCGCTCACATGGTCACGCACAGCGAGCAGAAGTCTTTCAGCTGCACAGTGTGTGAGAAGAGCTTCTTCCGGAAAGGCTCTCTGAAGGTCCACATGAGGACCCACTCTGGAGAGAAACCCTTCAGCTGCCCCATGTGTGACAAAAGTTTCAGCGTGAAAGGGACTTTAAAGAAGCACATGAGGGTCCACACTGGAGACAAGCCGTTCAGCTGCTCGGTCTGCGGCACGTCTTTTGCTCAGGACACGTCTCTGAAGAAGCACATGAGGACgcacactggagagaaacccttCCAGTGTTCCGTCTGTGGGAAATGTGTCACTCACAACGGTGCTCTGAAGCTTCACATGAGATCGCACACGGGAGAGAAACCCTTCTGCTGCCCAGTCTGCCAAAAAAGCTTTTTCCGTCGAGGAACGTTGAATGTCCACATGAGGATCCACAGCGAGGAGAAGCGCAactgctgctctgtgtgtgggaagagcttCAACCAGGAGGAGTCTCTGACCAAACACATGAGGATGCACACTGGGGAGAAACCCTTCTGCTGCGCAGTGTGTGGGAGGAGCTATCCCTTCGAAGGCTACCTGAGGAAACACCTGAAGGTCCACGAGGCCCAGAAGACAGCTGCCTCCAGCCTGCCCAGCACATCCCACCTGGACCTCCTTCCTTGA